A window of Sphingobacterium sp. SRCM116780 contains these coding sequences:
- a CDS encoding sigma-70 family RNA polymerase sigma factor — translation MINHRSITKADFEQLFHTWNRKVYQYALSKTSSPYIAEETVQRVFIKLWDNLSNKQVAIKLEAQLFCITRTVLLDVIKEERRRQLAAPAQEQHLSSSPTPLDLYRLKEMQLQLDQIIEKMPEARKKVFQLSRFEQLSYKEIAQRLSITPKTVENHIHLALKVIKKAFFIFLINMFTFI, via the coding sequence ATGATAAACCACCGTTCCATCACGAAAGCCGATTTTGAACAGCTATTCCACACCTGGAATAGAAAGGTCTATCAGTATGCCCTATCCAAAACATCCTCTCCGTATATTGCTGAAGAGACCGTACAACGTGTATTTATCAAACTATGGGATAATTTAAGCAACAAACAAGTGGCAATCAAATTGGAGGCACAGCTTTTTTGTATCACACGCACGGTACTTTTAGATGTTATTAAAGAAGAACGTCGTCGTCAACTGGCTGCACCCGCTCAAGAACAACACCTTTCATCCTCTCCGACACCATTAGACCTATATCGCTTAAAGGAAATGCAACTGCAATTGGATCAAATTATCGAAAAGATGCCTGAAGCACGTAAAAAAGTCTTTCAACTCAGTCGATTTGAACAACTGAGTTATAAGGAGATTGCACAACGTCTCTCTATTACACCCAAAACTGTTGAAAACCATATTCACCTTGCTTTAAAAGTTATCAAAAAGGCTTTTTTCATTTTCTTGATCAATATGTTCACTTTTATTTAA
- a CDS encoding ATP-binding protein, with product MKSVVEPFPYASAQIQSFGYLIVCTLDLRIVGVTENLAILVGPNESFGSGSCLENFVKTCCPDSSEKILIAIHEIASSVSPRKLILHTLNGVTYYIHIYVYGDHLYMEWEPQIAQAVLASEMNEIGFLFEQHPSDTWYSLCFSIQKLIEYDRVAILQVSETRTSQIIAEACNKPYTPLWQKVFSEAYMPENIVQYYTDRAYLYSPDIHLKKQALQANTYIDLAPCLFKGFPEEHEFYMKNMGVTAALIFRILIDGQFWGLVIAHHFSSKKVDLQKRKLCSFIVQNAASKHEARSKQNRLEHLEQVKDLEGELKSILLESKTIHAGLVRNMQKIKDLPKADGIAIYFQGDVVSDGLSPSESQLEEIVALFKKQSKRPLFKDYNFREKRGQEINGILAIAGILILELNDYDDHYILWFRKESITAVLQIDRTTTVGQAIKKEENKTADPYKIWERTMRDASIPWDDNDLNFVHNLYNLINETIISKAREQERINDELVSLNNELELVNFTLSHDLKNPLSIVKMSMQFLQDNDLPKEQQQKWGSNMLKGIEDIENLIHNAVQLCQTHTYQYTKESIPMAPIIRALCREAKIIHNNTNSTFRFGKLHPICGEKSVLYQIFLNLIGNAVKYSSKENDPQIEIHSELENNQVTYYIQDNGIGIPSEQLSAVFDVYYRGTNASQYQGNGIGLGLVKRIIERLGGNIVVNSSLSVGTFIKLTFPVDCT from the coding sequence ATGAAGTCGGTCGTAGAACCATTTCCCTATGCAAGCGCACAAATCCAATCTTTTGGCTACCTTATCGTTTGTACATTGGATCTCCGTATTGTAGGAGTCACGGAAAACTTAGCTATACTTGTAGGACCAAATGAATCTTTTGGATCAGGATCCTGTTTGGAAAATTTTGTGAAGACCTGTTGTCCAGATTCTTCAGAAAAAATTTTGATCGCAATCCATGAGATAGCCAGTTCAGTTTCTCCTCGCAAACTTATTCTTCATACCTTAAATGGGGTTACCTACTATATCCATATTTACGTCTATGGCGATCATCTTTATATGGAATGGGAGCCGCAGATAGCGCAAGCGGTACTCGCTTCTGAAATGAATGAGATTGGTTTTTTGTTCGAACAACATCCTTCCGACACCTGGTATTCCCTCTGCTTTTCCATCCAAAAACTGATTGAATATGATCGCGTAGCTATTCTACAAGTTTCAGAAACACGTACCAGTCAAATTATTGCTGAAGCTTGTAATAAACCCTATACACCACTATGGCAGAAAGTATTCTCGGAAGCCTATATGCCTGAAAATATCGTTCAGTATTATACCGATCGTGCTTATTTATATAGTCCTGATATTCACCTGAAAAAACAAGCGTTACAAGCCAATACTTACATCGATCTCGCACCTTGCCTATTTAAAGGGTTTCCCGAAGAACATGAATTTTATATGAAAAACATGGGGGTGACCGCTGCACTAATTTTTCGTATCCTGATTGATGGCCAATTTTGGGGCTTAGTCATTGCACACCATTTTTCATCGAAGAAAGTCGATCTACAAAAAAGAAAACTATGTAGCTTTATTGTACAAAATGCTGCCAGCAAACATGAAGCACGTAGTAAACAAAATCGGTTAGAGCATCTTGAACAAGTCAAAGATCTGGAAGGAGAACTCAAATCGATTCTATTAGAAAGCAAGACCATTCATGCTGGACTCGTACGCAATATGCAAAAGATCAAAGATCTTCCTAAAGCAGATGGTATAGCCATCTATTTTCAAGGTGATGTTGTCTCCGATGGTCTCAGTCCTTCCGAATCCCAACTTGAAGAGATTGTAGCCCTGTTTAAAAAACAGTCGAAACGTCCACTCTTCAAAGATTATAATTTTCGGGAGAAACGAGGTCAAGAAATCAACGGGATCCTCGCCATCGCAGGTATACTTATCTTGGAATTAAATGATTATGACGATCATTATATCCTCTGGTTTCGAAAAGAATCAATTACCGCTGTTCTTCAGATCGACCGTACTACAACTGTTGGACAAGCAATAAAAAAAGAAGAAAATAAAACCGCTGATCCCTATAAGATCTGGGAAAGAACCATGCGAGATGCCAGTATACCGTGGGATGACAATGATCTTAATTTTGTTCACAATCTTTATAACTTGATCAACGAAACGATCATCAGCAAGGCACGAGAACAGGAACGTATCAATGATGAACTGGTCTCATTGAATAATGAGTTGGAGCTCGTCAATTTTACGTTATCCCATGATCTTAAGAATCCACTATCTATTGTCAAGATGAGTATGCAATTTCTACAGGATAATGATTTGCCGAAAGAACAACAACAGAAATGGGGTAGCAATATGCTAAAAGGTATCGAGGATATCGAAAATTTGATTCATAATGCCGTGCAATTGTGTCAAACGCATACCTATCAATATACAAAAGAAAGCATTCCAATGGCCCCTATTATCCGGGCGTTATGTCGAGAAGCTAAAATTATCCATAACAATACCAATAGTACTTTTCGTTTCGGTAAACTGCATCCGATATGCGGTGAAAAAAGTGTACTCTACCAAATTTTTCTTAATCTGATTGGAAATGCTGTTAAATATTCGTCTAAGGAAAATGATCCACAGATCGAAATCCATAGTGAGTTGGAGAATAACCAAGTCACCTATTATATTCAAGATAATGGCATAGGCATCCCTTCCGAGCAGTTATCAGCGGTATTCGATGTTTATTACAGAGGAACAAATGCGTCCCAATACCAAGGCAATGGGATTGGACTTGGACTCGTAAAGCGCATTATAGAGCGATTGGGTGGAAATATTGTCGTGAATAGCTCATTAAGTGTGGGCACGTTTATTAAACTCACATTTCCTGTGGATTGCACTTAG
- a CDS encoding FecR family protein: protein MKITKAHIDRYLKGECTPVEAAAIEQYLDEHPQALDELFPEKEWQSTPDDVPYIHQEHVYQNIQKHIEPRKNYRLYMRKVVSIAALFLFVFGIYWFIADKSTPPQLPSRTVTKSTSHPQETEVANLYYINSGNENMMLTASDGTVITLYPQSEIKYAEDFSKQHERILQLKGKAKFEVAKDKTKPFRVYAQGVVTTALGTVFIVDEIKKSEIRIQLLEGSIEVTSNNPKAGKPLIRKIKPDEEITFDHTAGKIVNEKKINAAGLDRAGYFLQQPQVLQFKNLALQDVIAILQQNYNIDIQYEAANLKDKFFSGSFTNTAEAYQQIIQEINYLHATHITYSKTTTKL, encoded by the coding sequence ATGAAGATTACGAAAGCCCATATAGATCGATACTTAAAAGGTGAGTGCACACCTGTAGAAGCGGCTGCCATTGAGCAGTATCTCGACGAGCATCCACAAGCATTGGACGAACTGTTCCCTGAAAAAGAATGGCAATCTACTCCCGATGATGTCCCTTATATCCATCAGGAACATGTTTATCAAAACATTCAGAAACACATTGAGCCAAGAAAGAACTATCGCCTGTATATGCGTAAAGTGGTGTCTATTGCTGCCCTTTTCCTATTCGTCTTCGGTATATATTGGTTTATAGCAGATAAGTCAACGCCCCCCCAGCTTCCCTCACGCACTGTTACAAAAAGTACAAGTCATCCACAAGAAACAGAAGTCGCAAATCTATATTATATCAATTCTGGTAATGAGAATATGATGTTGACGGCTAGCGATGGTACAGTGATCACCCTATATCCGCAATCTGAAATCAAATATGCTGAAGACTTCAGCAAGCAGCACGAAAGAATCTTGCAACTCAAAGGGAAAGCAAAATTTGAGGTTGCCAAAGATAAAACAAAACCCTTTCGTGTATATGCTCAAGGCGTCGTGACCACCGCTTTGGGTACCGTATTTATCGTCGATGAAATAAAAAAATCAGAGATACGGATTCAGCTATTAGAAGGGTCAATAGAAGTGACATCCAACAATCCGAAAGCTGGCAAACCGCTGATAAGAAAAATCAAACCTGATGAAGAGATCACCTTCGACCATACGGCTGGCAAAATAGTCAATGAGAAAAAAATAAATGCCGCAGGACTCGATCGTGCAGGTTATTTCTTACAACAACCCCAAGTTTTACAATTTAAAAATCTGGCCTTACAAGATGTTATTGCCATCCTACAGCAAAACTATAATATCGATATCCAGTACGAAGCTGCAAATCTAAAGGATAAGTTCTTTAGTGGATCCTTCACCAATACGGCAGAAGCATACCAACAGATTATTCAAGAGATAAATTATCTCCATGCAACGCACATAACCTATTCCAAAACAACAACAAAATTATAA
- a CDS encoding SusD/RagB family nutrient-binding outer membrane lipoprotein: MKLLNTLYYTLIGIALTSCSKSTFSDINTDPNRPTSVTTPTLLVTAEKQLVNALRSEDISLRGPQLFAQYFSQNIYTDQSRYQIPTSYSDNYWTATYKALNNLNEIIKLNSNESTKVLASAGTAGSNANQIAIARILKSYAFHSLSDVFGNIPYQSYGNPDPDFQALQQDPDNLIPAYASQEKIYKDILNELQQAADTLIKYQSATTFGPSDVIYKGNNNSWAKFANSLRLRLATHIKNKDASLAQAHIEDAIKKGVFTSNSDNAVFKYSKTSPNEAPLYRATVTANRKDFAVSNVIVEALQGKRGPFKTADPRLAKYAKPTADGSYFGQPYGLPLAAGNLFPVEKISLPGEIINAADYAEVLLEYAEVAFLLSENNNWDQANYEKAVRASLEKWGVAQPDISTYLAQLPAANKEYVLSQKYIALFNQSIEAWTEIRRTGYPLYLIKKGDVTWSGTVEGKPVTYTFTPEVGNAIPSRLVYPLKEQSTNKLNYQAALAQQGDDVISTKLWWNK, encoded by the coding sequence ATGAAACTATTAAATACACTCTATTATACCCTAATCGGAATAGCGTTGACTTCTTGTTCCAAGTCTACCTTTAGCGATATCAATACAGATCCCAATCGACCAACTTCGGTAACGACACCTACATTATTGGTCACTGCAGAAAAGCAACTGGTCAACGCACTGCGAAGTGAAGATATCAGCTTAAGAGGGCCGCAGCTTTTTGCGCAATATTTCAGTCAAAATATCTATACCGATCAATCGCGTTACCAGATTCCGACCAGCTATTCGGACAATTATTGGACAGCAACCTATAAAGCACTCAATAACTTGAATGAGATTATCAAGTTAAATTCAAATGAAAGTACCAAAGTACTTGCTTCAGCTGGAACAGCAGGCAGCAATGCCAATCAAATTGCGATTGCCCGTATTTTGAAATCTTATGCATTCCATTCGTTATCGGATGTCTTTGGTAATATTCCTTATCAATCCTATGGAAATCCCGATCCTGATTTTCAAGCTTTACAACAAGATCCCGATAACCTGATACCAGCTTATGCCAGTCAGGAAAAAATCTACAAAGATATCTTGAATGAATTGCAACAAGCAGCAGATACGTTAATTAAATATCAAAGTGCTACCACATTTGGCCCTTCAGACGTAATTTACAAAGGAAATAATAACAGCTGGGCAAAATTTGCCAACTCTCTTCGTCTACGTTTGGCGACTCATATCAAAAACAAAGACGCGAGTTTAGCGCAAGCACATATCGAAGATGCGATCAAAAAAGGAGTCTTTACTTCCAACAGTGATAATGCTGTCTTTAAATATTCCAAAACTTCACCCAATGAAGCACCCCTATACCGGGCAACAGTTACAGCAAATCGAAAAGATTTTGCTGTTTCAAATGTAATCGTTGAAGCTTTACAAGGAAAAAGAGGACCCTTTAAAACGGCAGATCCACGGTTAGCTAAATATGCGAAACCAACGGCAGATGGTAGCTATTTTGGACAACCCTATGGTTTGCCTTTAGCAGCAGGTAATTTATTTCCTGTAGAAAAAATTTCCTTACCAGGAGAAATCATCAATGCAGCAGACTACGCAGAGGTGTTGTTAGAATATGCTGAAGTCGCATTTTTGCTATCCGAAAATAACAACTGGGATCAAGCCAACTATGAAAAAGCGGTACGTGCATCTTTGGAAAAATGGGGAGTCGCACAACCAGATATTTCGACCTATTTAGCACAACTACCAGCTGCTAATAAAGAATATGTACTTTCACAAAAATATATCGCACTTTTCAACCAAAGTATCGAAGCCTGGACAGAGATCAGACGAACAGGATATCCGTTATACTTAATCAAAAAAGGTGATGTGACCTGGAGCGGTACCGTGGAAGGTAAACCCGTTACTTATACCTTCACTCCAGAGGTAGGAAATGCTATACCTAGTCGTTTAGTGTATCCATTAAAAGAACAAAGTACCAACAAGCTCAACTATCAAGCTGCTCTTGCGCAACAAGGTGATGATGTCATCAGCACCAAACTATGGTGGAATAAATAA
- a CDS encoding SusC/RagA family TonB-linked outer membrane protein codes for MTKHATHFVALAALSLSTGSLYAQSTIKGKVVDTNNTPIQGATITEVNSKKQIQSDAQGLFEFPANGNTVTLQIQYIGFEAKTIQANPTGFTTIQLSPSQSQLDEVVVTALGISREKRSLGYAVQEVKSAELQTRPTNALSALSGKVAGLQVTTSGGNMGGSSHVLLRGINSISGNNQPLYVIDGTPIDNTDLNSSSTINGSAGKDVGNMIQDINPDDIENISVLKGPSAAALYGSRAANGVILITTKRASKGEKVDISVNTGVDFENITRLPKRQQLYGQGYATSFQTQNINGTDYKIVDYAADESWGPRLDGTPVLQWYNLNPEDEASYLKPSPWLYPKNDVSYFFRTGVANTNNFAIAGNTGNTNYRFSYTNKNVWGTVPNSSLERNTFNFSGGTQLGKLKINSNFNYIRNASVGRPWTGASNRNIILEAFQWGGVQVDYKILENYKRADGTPLAWNRTGWQNTPAAEATRFIDNPYWSAYESYMEDSRDRFYGNVGLQYDVNNWLTLGAKVHGDIYSFQSQDRIAVYSRSASQYEETSNKLNEYNYEFLATAKKNWDKFSLIANVGANLRDQQRKNDYAITQGGLILPNYYNLKNASAVKIDNFKYDRRIASVYGSFSLGYNDLLYLDGTVRNDWSSTLPVENNSFIYPSLTGSFVFSQLPAFKQLDWLSFGKIRLGWAQVGNDTDPYQLYKVYEAEQAFEGNPSYGLPNTKPNADLKPEITSSWETGLNLQLFKNRLGLDVTYYNNNSRNQILGVPVSSSFGYASKIFNAGKINNKGVEIVLNGTPIKTENFTWDATINWAKNKNKVVKLDEQVNTLSLSNTLVDLVAREGESYGQFLGYDFVYTPDGERVVQEDGTFMKTSQLVPLGSILPDYTFGFQNSFRYKRFNLGFLIAGRVGGKFFSQTYKVGMYSGILDRTAANNIRETGITVDGVKADVAFNSDGTYKVSNISENNTNISAQDWARNEYNGPTAFSIFDATFIKLREITFGYNFPLTNSKVIKNIGVNVYGRNLWNIYTKSKYIDPEFTSSGGNVQGIEGGNIPTPVTYGFNVNLKF; via the coding sequence ATGACAAAACATGCTACCCATTTTGTTGCATTAGCCGCCCTCTCCCTCAGTACCGGTTCGCTATATGCACAATCCACAATAAAAGGAAAAGTAGTCGATACTAATAATACCCCGATACAAGGGGCAACGATTACCGAGGTAAATAGCAAAAAACAAATCCAAAGTGATGCACAAGGACTCTTCGAATTTCCAGCCAATGGAAATACAGTGACTTTACAAATTCAATACATTGGTTTTGAAGCTAAAACGATACAGGCGAACCCAACAGGGTTTACAACAATCCAATTGTCTCCTAGCCAATCCCAATTGGATGAGGTTGTCGTGACTGCACTGGGTATTTCGAGAGAGAAAAGATCTTTAGGATATGCTGTTCAGGAAGTAAAATCTGCCGAGCTCCAAACACGTCCGACGAATGCATTAAGCGCTTTGTCAGGAAAAGTGGCCGGACTCCAAGTCACAACTTCAGGCGGTAATATGGGCGGTTCATCACATGTCTTACTGCGTGGTATAAATTCCATTTCTGGCAATAACCAACCTTTATATGTTATCGATGGTACTCCCATTGACAATACGGATCTCAACAGTTCCTCTACTATCAATGGAAGTGCAGGGAAAGATGTGGGTAATATGATCCAAGATATCAACCCTGATGATATCGAAAATATTTCGGTATTAAAAGGACCCTCTGCTGCCGCACTTTATGGTTCCAGAGCGGCCAATGGAGTTATCTTAATTACAACAAAACGGGCATCAAAAGGTGAAAAGGTAGACATATCGGTCAACACAGGTGTTGATTTTGAAAACATTACCCGACTACCCAAACGTCAACAGTTGTATGGACAAGGATACGCCACCAGTTTCCAAACACAAAATATCAATGGCACAGATTACAAAATCGTGGATTATGCTGCAGATGAGAGTTGGGGACCAAGATTGGATGGAACACCCGTATTACAATGGTATAATCTAAATCCAGAAGATGAAGCGAGCTATTTAAAACCATCTCCTTGGCTTTACCCTAAGAATGATGTGAGCTATTTCTTCCGTACAGGTGTCGCCAACACCAACAATTTTGCCATTGCAGGGAATACAGGCAATACCAACTACCGTTTTTCCTATACCAATAAAAATGTTTGGGGTACTGTACCTAATTCCAGTTTAGAGCGTAACACCTTCAACTTTTCTGGTGGGACACAATTGGGTAAACTCAAGATCAATTCCAATTTCAACTACATCAGAAATGCTTCAGTTGGCCGTCCTTGGACAGGTGCATCCAACAGAAATATCATCCTAGAAGCCTTCCAATGGGGAGGTGTACAAGTAGACTATAAAATATTAGAGAACTACAAACGAGCAGATGGAACACCCTTAGCTTGGAACCGTACGGGTTGGCAGAATACGCCTGCAGCAGAGGCCACCCGTTTCATTGACAATCCCTATTGGTCGGCTTATGAATCTTATATGGAAGATAGCAGAGATCGTTTTTATGGAAATGTTGGATTGCAATATGACGTCAATAACTGGTTGACTTTAGGAGCAAAAGTACATGGCGATATCTATTCCTTCCAATCTCAGGATCGTATTGCTGTATATTCACGTAGCGCCTCTCAATATGAGGAAACGAGCAATAAGCTTAATGAATACAACTACGAATTCTTAGCTACCGCCAAAAAGAATTGGGATAAATTTTCCCTTATTGCCAATGTAGGGGCCAATCTTCGTGATCAACAACGTAAGAATGACTATGCGATTACACAAGGTGGATTGATTTTACCAAACTACTATAACCTTAAAAATGCGTCTGCTGTTAAAATAGACAATTTCAAATACGATCGTCGCATTGCCTCTGTCTATGGAAGTTTCTCTCTAGGGTATAATGACTTGCTTTATTTGGATGGAACAGTCCGTAATGATTGGTCTTCTACCCTTCCCGTTGAGAACAATTCTTTCATCTATCCATCCCTTACTGGAAGTTTTGTATTCTCACAATTACCAGCATTCAAACAATTGGATTGGTTGAGTTTTGGAAAAATTCGTTTAGGTTGGGCACAAGTGGGTAATGATACAGATCCTTATCAACTTTATAAAGTATATGAGGCAGAACAAGCCTTTGAAGGTAATCCTTCTTATGGATTACCTAACACAAAACCGAATGCAGATCTGAAACCAGAAATTACCAGTTCTTGGGAAACAGGTTTGAACCTACAATTGTTCAAAAATCGTTTAGGTTTAGATGTTACTTATTACAATAACAACTCTAGAAACCAAATTCTTGGCGTCCCTGTTTCTTCTTCATTTGGTTATGCATCCAAAATATTCAATGCAGGAAAAATAAACAATAAAGGGGTTGAGATTGTACTGAACGGTACCCCTATCAAAACCGAAAACTTTACCTGGGATGCGACCATCAACTGGGCTAAGAACAAAAACAAAGTTGTGAAATTGGATGAGCAAGTCAATACCTTAAGTTTGAGCAATACCCTAGTTGATCTTGTTGCACGTGAAGGTGAGTCTTACGGACAATTTCTAGGTTATGACTTTGTGTATACGCCAGACGGAGAACGTGTCGTTCAAGAAGATGGTACTTTTATGAAGACTTCTCAATTAGTACCCTTAGGATCTATCCTACCCGATTATACTTTTGGTTTCCAAAACAGTTTCCGCTATAAAAGATTCAATTTAGGATTCTTAATCGCAGGACGTGTAGGTGGTAAATTCTTCTCGCAAACTTACAAAGTGGGTATGTATTCCGGTATTTTGGACAGAACAGCAGCCAACAATATCCGAGAAACAGGAATCACCGTAGATGGTGTCAAAGCTGATGTTGCTTTTAATAGCGACGGAACCTATAAGGTATCCAATATCAGTGAAAATAACACGAATATCTCTGCACAAGATTGGGCTCGGAATGAATATAATGGACCTACTGCATTCTCTATTTTTGATGCTACTTTCATCAAATTACGAGAAATCACTTTCGGATACAACTTCCCGTTGACAAATTCTAAAGTGATCAAAAACATTGGTGTCAATGTCTATGGAAGAAATCTATGGAACATCTATACCAAGAGTAAATATATCGATCCAGAATTTACTTCCAGTGGAGGAAACGTTCAAGGAATTGAAGGTGGTAATATCCCTACTCCTGTCACTTACGGTTTTAATGTCAATCTTAAATTCTAG
- a CDS encoding ferritin-like domain-containing protein, with the protein MKNDNIPNAHLQELFVDELKDILGAEYQLLHGLKKMSKAAISPALKVAFDTHYQQTADHIERLKTAFSNLGIPMHGRKYQTMEDLLVEADEIIEDFQESLEVLIAALIEAVQKVQHYEGASSGCVVTYAMLLERSGTKKMFGQRLVEERETNELLTEVAMN; encoded by the coding sequence ATGAAAAATGATAACATACCCAATGCGCATTTACAGGAGTTATTTGTTGATGAGTTAAAAGATATTTTAGGAGCGGAATACCAGTTACTGCATGGGCTAAAAAAAATGTCCAAAGCAGCCATCAGTCCTGCATTAAAAGTGGCTTTTGATACCCATTACCAACAGACAGCAGATCATATTGAAAGACTTAAAACCGCGTTCTCCAATCTTGGTATTCCGATGCACGGGAGAAAATATCAAACAATGGAAGACTTATTGGTGGAAGCTGATGAAATTATTGAAGATTTTCAAGAAAGTTTAGAAGTACTGATTGCTGCACTCATCGAAGCAGTACAAAAGGTCCAACATTATGAAGGAGCAAGCTCAGGTTGCGTGGTCACGTATGCGATGCTACTGGAACGTTCAGGAACTAAAAAAATGTTCGGACAAAGGTTAGTAGAAGAGAGAGAGACCAACGAATTGTTGACTGAGGTTGCCATGAATTAA